CCGCATCGCCGACGATCAGCGCCTCCTCCGGCCGGTAGCCGTGCGCTCGCCCGGCCGCGGCGCGCCACAGCGCCACCGGCGGCAGGTCGCGCCGGTCGATCTGGTCGTCGCCGAACGCACCGAAGGGAAAGAACCGGTTCAGCTCGTACTTGGCGAGCTTGATTCGCGCCCCACGCTCCCAGTTGCCGGTGAGCAGACCGAGCGCGATCTCGTCGCGCGCCGCGAGCCGTTCGAGCAACGGCACGACACCGGGCAGGAGACGCATCCGCTCCGGCCGTAGCGCGTCGTCGAGACCTTCGAGGTAGAGATCGCGCACGTGCGGCAGCCCGGCGAGCGCGACCTCCGGTGGAATGCCCGCACCCGTCGCCAGATCGAAGACGATCCGCGGATCGGTGCGCCCCGAGAAATCGTAGCTCTCGACCGCCCCGGCCGTGCCGAAGACGGCACGCATCGCCGAGGC
This genomic window from Holophagales bacterium contains:
- a CDS encoding HAD hydrolase-like protein — translated: MKLVLFDIDGTLVDCGGQSKPLFASAMRAVFGTAGAVESYDFSGRTDPRIVFDLATGAGIPPEVALAGLPHVRDLYLEGLDDALRPERMRLLPGVVPLLERLAARDEIALGLLTGNWERGARIKLAKYELNRFFPFGAFGDDQIDRRDLPPVALWRAAAGRAHGYRPEEALIVGDAVLDVVCARAHGLPVLAVSTGRTPAAALVEAGADWVVASLAEAETIAALPFAPAA